Genomic segment of Nostoc sp. TCL240-02:
CATAAAAGTGGTTCCCCCATCAAAATTGCCACTCGCGCTATTTTTTACATTTTGGGTTTTTTCAAAGCCTTGGGTAGTGTCATCCAATCACTATGGAACGATGGCCAAGTTTACACCCGATTGGATAAACAAGTTTAGTTATTGGGTATTGGGAATTGGTAATTAGTTATTTAAAAAATGACAAATGACAATTAATAAATATCAATGAAAATCTTAGTTGCTAGTCACACTTATATCGTAGACCTCAACTGTGAGAAATTACGCGCTTTATCTCAACTAGAACCTGACATTGAAGTGACAGTTGTAGTCCCAAAACGCTGGAAACCAGGCGGTGTACAAAACAGAATTATTGAAACTGAATACCGTGATGAAGGAAGATTTAGAATAGTTCCAGTTTCTAATTTTAGCCAAAATCATCAGGGACTTCTTACCTTTGGCGCTGATTTGATATCTTTGTTAAAACAATTTCGCCCGCAAATCATCCAAGTAGAACAAGGGTCTAGAGCCTTGGCTTATACTCAAATGATTGCCTTAAATCAGCTATTAGGACTCAAGGCAAAAAATCTATTTTTTACCTGGTGGAATCTTCCTTATGAACTAAAACTGCCAATTTCTTTATTAGAAAAATATAACCTTAACCACAGCCACGGCATTATTTCTGGTAATCAAGATGGAGCAGAGGTTTTGCGACAACGAGGATATACAGGTGCAATTAAAGTTATGCCGCAACTGGGCGTAGATGAAAGTTTATTTACTCCCAAAGCTCAACCAGAGTTAGCAGCTAAGTTGGGCGTTGAAAAAGAAGATTTTGTAGTAGGTTTTGTAGGGCGCTTTGTGCAAGAAAAGGGTTTGTTAACGCTTTTACAAGCTTTAGCTACTTTGAAAAATAAACCTTGGAAATTACTATTATTAGGACGAGGAGAGTTGCAAAGTGAATTAATGAAAATTGCGGCAGAAAACAATATTAAAGAACGATTAATTTTGATAGAAAGTGTTCCCCATGATGAGGTTGCAGACTATATCAATTTAATGAGTACTTTGGTACTGCCTTCAGAAACAACTTACAAGTTTAAAACCTTAACTTCTGCTGGCTGGAAAGAACAATTTGGCCATGTGCTAATTGAAGCGATGGCTTGCCAAGTTCCTGTTATTGGTTCTGATTCCGGGGAAATTCCCTATGTCATTGGCGATGCTGGCTTAGTATTTCCTGAAGGTGATGTTCAAGCTCTTGCTAATTGCTTAGTTCAATTAATGGATAAACCAGATTTTGCTCATAGTCTCGGTGAAATGGGTTATCAAAAAGCAATGATTCAATATACCAATAAAGCTTTGGCTAAACAGCAATTTGAGTTTTATCAAGAGTTGGTCATTAGTCATTAATAAATCAATACGGTTAAGTTAAGGTTAGCAGTATTTCTAAAAGTTATTTTTTAACGTAGACGCTTCTCTACGAGACGCTACGCGAACGGCTTGGCGCAGGGTACCACAGAGGCGCAGAGAACACAGAGAGAAGAAAGAGAAGGAAAAGTTTTCTTAACTGAACCTTATTAATTAATAAATAACAAATAAAAAAGTACAAATGACAAAAGAATGAAAATATTACAAATTGTCCCCTCTATTTCTCTGATTTACGGCGGGCCTAGTCAAATGGTACTAGGATTAGCTCCAGCGTTAGTAAAAGAGGGAGCGGAAGTTACAATTCTCACAACTGATAGTAATGGCGATAATGGTCAAACACCTCTAGATGTTCCTTTAAATCGCCCAATCAAACAAGATGGCTATGAAATAATTTACTTTCGTTGTGCGCCGTTTCGCCGCTACAAATTTTCCCTCGATTTATTAAATTGGCTAAAACGTCACGCTCATGAGTTTGACATAGCACATATTCATGCTCTATTCTCCCCAATAATTAGCGCTGCTGCTATTGTGTGTCGTCAGCAAAAGCTACCTTATATTTTCCGTCCTTTGGGTACTCTCGATCCGGCTGATTTACAGAAAAAAAAGCAATTAAAAGAGCTTTATGTTGCAATAATAGAACGTCAAAATTTAGCTGGTGCGGCAGCTATTCATTTTACCAGCGACCAAGAAGCTAAAATATCAGAACGATTTGGAGTATCTACGCCAGATTTGGTGATTCCCTTGGGTGTGATTCCCCGTCAATCACCTCTTAAAAATGTATGTAGTCAGTTAGAATTACCAAAAGATGTACCGTTGGTGCTGTTTATGTCACGAATTGACCCGAAAAAAGGGTTAAATTTGTTGATTCCGGCGCTTGAAAAGCTATTAACGGTCGGTTATAAGTTTCATTTTGTCTTAGCTGGGACAAATCCTCAAGATCCAGATTACGAACAAAAGATAATATCCCAAATTCAAAATTCACCACTGCGATCGCACACTACAATTACAGGCTTTGTTACTGGTGAACTTAAAGTTAGTTTACTACAAGCTGCTGATTTATTTGTCTTACCTTCCTACTACGAAAATTTTGGGATTGCTGTAGCTGAAGCGATGGTTGCAGGTGTACCCGTAGTCATTTCTGACCAAGTGCATATTTGTCAACAGATACGTGATAGCGAGTCCGGTTGGGTGGGCGCAACAGATGTCCAAGTACTGGTAGAGTTAATGCAAGAAGCTTTGGAAAATCCCGCAGAACGCCAACGACGCGGATTAAACGCCCAAAAATATGCCTTAGAAAATTTTAGCTGGGATGCGATCGCAAAGCAAACAATCCAAGCCTACCAAAAAATCCTGGCAAACAAATGAATTTAACCCAACGCAGACAACAGCAGTTTTTGCCAAATAGGTGCTAGAACTGCTTTGACAACGATATCCGCAATCACAAAACCAATCCCAATTAACATATAAGTTTTCGGAAAGGGAGATTTAGGAACTTCGCCTCTGATGCGAGTTACTAAATTTAATCCTAATGCAGCTAAAGCTACCCCAGTGGCAATAAACCCAATTATCCGCAACAGTGACCACGGATACCACCCTAAAATAGCTGCTAACCAAGGTTTAGCACTCATTTTCACCAATTCAGCAACATAAAAATTCATG
This window contains:
- the hpsO gene encoding hormogonium polysaccharide biosynthesis glycosyltransferase HpsO — encoded protein: MKILVASHTYIVDLNCEKLRALSQLEPDIEVTVVVPKRWKPGGVQNRIIETEYRDEGRFRIVPVSNFSQNHQGLLTFGADLISLLKQFRPQIIQVEQGSRALAYTQMIALNQLLGLKAKNLFFTWWNLPYELKLPISLLEKYNLNHSHGIISGNQDGAEVLRQRGYTGAIKVMPQLGVDESLFTPKAQPELAAKLGVEKEDFVVGFVGRFVQEKGLLTLLQALATLKNKPWKLLLLGRGELQSELMKIAAENNIKERLILIESVPHDEVADYINLMSTLVLPSETTYKFKTLTSAGWKEQFGHVLIEAMACQVPVIGSDSGEIPYVIGDAGLVFPEGDVQALANCLVQLMDKPDFAHSLGEMGYQKAMIQYTNKALAKQQFEFYQELVISH
- the hpsP gene encoding hormogonium polysaccharide biosynthesis glycosyltransferase HpsP produces the protein MKILQIVPSISLIYGGPSQMVLGLAPALVKEGAEVTILTTDSNGDNGQTPLDVPLNRPIKQDGYEIIYFRCAPFRRYKFSLDLLNWLKRHAHEFDIAHIHALFSPIISAAAIVCRQQKLPYIFRPLGTLDPADLQKKKQLKELYVAIIERQNLAGAAAIHFTSDQEAKISERFGVSTPDLVIPLGVIPRQSPLKNVCSQLELPKDVPLVLFMSRIDPKKGLNLLIPALEKLLTVGYKFHFVLAGTNPQDPDYEQKIISQIQNSPLRSHTTITGFVTGELKVSLLQAADLFVLPSYYENFGIAVAEAMVAGVPVVISDQVHICQQIRDSESGWVGATDVQVLVELMQEALENPAERQRRGLNAQKYALENFSWDAIAKQTIQAYQKILANK